From a single Nematostella vectensis chromosome 3, jaNemVect1.1, whole genome shotgun sequence genomic region:
- the LOC5505284 gene encoding uncharacterized protein LOC5505284 isoform X1 — MTKLTLAVVCLISLAATAMAIRCRLCWPAMDREECRRNEKYRNCDEFKDIYVDSCIEVNYHGNHTMVRGCYSGWQCAGAREECRRRGPCEVKCCQKNFCNTAGKISLSTLLIATIAAATTAFVNWK, encoded by the exons ATGACAAAGTTAACACTTGCCGTAGTGTGTTTGATATCTCTCGCGGCAACAG CAATGGCGATCAGATGCAGACTTTGTTGGCCTGCCATGGATAGAGAGGAATGTCGCCGAAATGAAAAATACAGGAACTGCGACGAATTTAAAGATATCTACGTTGACTCCTGCATCGAG GTTAACTATCACGGCAATCACACCATGGTTCGGGGCTGCTACAGCGGGTGGCAGTGTGCAGGTGCGCGCGAGGAATGCCGAAGGCGAGGCCCATGTGAGGTCAAATGCTGCCAGAAGAACTTTTGTAACACAGCGGGAAAGATATCACTCTCCACCCTTCTGATCGCCACCATTGCTGCTGCAACCACTGCTTTCGTCAACTGGAAATAG